One Gloeothece verrucosa PCC 7822 DNA window includes the following coding sequences:
- a CDS encoding CocE/NonD family hydrolase, with amino-acid sequence MNKIVKQVRRVILRFFRKEKLRPQFNKYNGYSKPLYNKWIRTSQYLTVRDGTKLAFDLFRPVKNGKVVIDPLPVIWTHYRYHRADVQAGRLKKFFAKHSWSKIFIKYITFIENNTKLNTQLDKRGWLKRLIAHGYIICVVDVRGGGASYGTSEFPFSPSETRDAYDITEWFAAQSWSNGCIGMFGMSYMGITQYMAASTLPPHLKAIFPEMALFDLYDFVYPGGIFRHKFAEVWGDELEQLDKNQPAAPVDQDHDYSMLMKALEEHKANRNIFEFFDSLSFRDSTDQISDIQIYTDCSPSGYLEEIKQSNIPIYHLAGWYDAWCRDALILFNNLNNPQKIVIGPWSHLNTDGLDFACEHLRWYDYWLKGIDNKVMEEAPIYYYVMGAAKGEEWRAAWQWPIPNVKEKRYYFHEKHNETVNSVNDGLLSSEFPMTNEGQDHYRVDYTTTSGTTTRWANVYGGAFQYPNLKFNDEKALTYTTNLLSLDTEVTGHPIVHLWITSTHPDGDFFVYLEEIDDQGNSCYVTEGVLRASHRSISNPLFNNLGIPYHRSFAEDIINLPDNPVELIFDLHPISYIFRKGNRIRVAITCADQDNTLTPKVSPPPIISLYRNANYPSGIILPIAEENQD; translated from the coding sequence ATGAATAAAATAGTTAAGCAAGTGCGGCGTGTTATTTTAAGGTTTTTTAGAAAAGAAAAACTTAGGCCCCAATTCAATAAATATAATGGATACTCAAAACCTCTTTATAATAAATGGATACGAACATCTCAATATTTAACTGTACGAGATGGAACTAAGTTAGCCTTTGATCTATTCCGACCGGTAAAAAACGGAAAAGTTGTTATCGATCCTCTCCCTGTAATTTGGACTCATTATCGATATCATCGAGCCGATGTACAAGCTGGCCGCTTGAAAAAATTTTTTGCTAAACATTCTTGGTCTAAGATTTTCATTAAATATATTACTTTTATCGAAAATAATACCAAATTAAATACACAATTAGATAAAAGGGGTTGGCTGAAAAGATTAATTGCTCACGGTTATATTATATGTGTTGTAGATGTTAGAGGAGGAGGAGCATCTTATGGAACAAGTGAGTTTCCTTTTTCTCCAAGTGAAACACGGGATGCTTACGATATTACTGAGTGGTTTGCCGCACAGTCTTGGTCTAACGGATGTATAGGGATGTTCGGTATGTCTTATATGGGTATAACTCAATATATGGCTGCCAGTACATTGCCGCCTCACTTAAAAGCTATCTTCCCAGAAATGGCTTTATTCGATCTATATGATTTTGTTTATCCAGGAGGGATATTTCGCCATAAATTTGCAGAGGTTTGGGGTGACGAGCTAGAACAATTGGATAAAAATCAACCTGCTGCTCCCGTTGACCAAGATCATGATTATTCAATGTTAATGAAAGCCTTAGAAGAACACAAAGCTAATAGAAATATTTTTGAGTTTTTTGATTCTTTATCTTTTCGAGATAGCACAGATCAAATATCCGATATCCAAATATATACAGACTGTAGTCCTTCTGGATACCTTGAAGAAATCAAACAATCAAATATTCCTATTTACCATTTAGCCGGTTGGTATGATGCTTGGTGTCGGGATGCACTTATATTATTTAATAACCTCAATAATCCCCAAAAAATTGTCATTGGCCCTTGGTCTCATCTAAATACTGATGGTTTAGATTTTGCTTGTGAACATTTGCGTTGGTATGACTACTGGCTCAAGGGAATTGATAACAAAGTCATGGAGGAAGCACCTATATATTACTACGTAATGGGCGCTGCCAAAGGGGAAGAATGGAGAGCCGCCTGGCAATGGCCAATACCTAATGTCAAGGAAAAGCGATACTATTTTCACGAGAAACACAATGAAACCGTAAATTCTGTCAATGATGGACTGTTAAGTTCTGAGTTTCCCATGACTAACGAGGGGCAAGATCATTACAGGGTTGACTATACAACCACATCTGGCACAACAACAAGGTGGGCAAATGTATATGGAGGAGCTTTTCAATACCCAAATCTGAAATTTAATGATGAAAAGGCATTGACTTACACGACAAATCTTTTGTCTCTAGATACTGAAGTAACCGGCCATCCGATCGTTCACCTTTGGATTACTTCAACACATCCTGATGGCGATTTTTTTGTCTACTTGGAAGAAATCGATGATCAAGGAAATTCCTGTTATGTTACTGAAGGAGTTCTTAGAGCATCGCATCGAAGCATATCTAATCCTTTGTTTAATAACTTAGGGATACCTTATCATCGAAGTTTTGCCGAAGATATCATCAATTTGCCGGACAATCCGGTGGAGTTAATTTTTGACTTGCACCCGATCTCTTATATTTTCCGCAAAGGAAATCGTATTCGGGTCGCTATTACCTGTGCCGATCAAGACAACACTTTAACACCAAAGGTATCACCGCCTCCTATAATTAGCCTTTATCGTAATGCTAATTACCCATCAGGTATAATACTTCCTATAGCCGAAGAAAATCAGGACTAA
- a CDS encoding GatB/YqeY domain-containing protein produces MTQLYPSSLNQSKFLKVLKKSLKKVVSLNGINSATKNGNKELEVFLAKIRENTFTSTAQAEKIGNSIGSRIVELSQQKGKKNLDQGVIRLLSEEKFISPQLFESPIDASAVPPIKPPTAAETFEVQQQEPSPAAESEASVTHEDTSVIEQEAATADTSAAVGSESQTPVGLKERLGEDIKTAMKAKDKIRLETVRSIKKALLEKEVALRPSGQETLTPEQEIELLAQQAKQRRDSIEQFKKGGREDLAEKEALELAIIETYLPAQLSEEKLKEIIDQIITEVGATSAKDMGRVMGVAVKQLKGQADGKQIQAIVKEKLT; encoded by the coding sequence ATGACTCAACTTTATCCAAGTAGCCTAAATCAGTCAAAATTCCTAAAGGTACTCAAAAAGAGCCTCAAAAAAGTTGTATCTCTCAATGGAATTAACTCAGCAACGAAGAACGGAAACAAAGAATTAGAGGTATTTTTAGCAAAAATTCGCGAAAATACCTTTACTTCTACAGCACAAGCCGAAAAAATCGGCAATTCCATCGGTTCTCGTATTGTTGAACTGTCCCAGCAGAAAGGAAAAAAAAATCTAGACCAAGGAGTAATTCGACTACTGTCTGAGGAAAAATTCATTTCTCCTCAATTGTTTGAGTCTCCTATAGATGCTTCGGCGGTGCCACCAATAAAACCCCCAACAGCCGCCGAAACCTTTGAGGTACAACAACAAGAACCTTCTCCTGCCGCCGAAAGTGAAGCTAGTGTAACTCATGAAGATACATCCGTCATTGAACAAGAAGCGGCCACAGCAGACACATCAGCCGCCGTTGGTTCTGAGAGTCAAACCCCTGTAGGACTTAAAGAACGACTCGGGGAAGATATCAAAACAGCCATGAAAGCTAAAGATAAAATTCGCTTAGAAACGGTTAGAAGCATTAAAAAAGCCTTGCTAGAAAAAGAAGTGGCGCTGCGTCCTTCAGGACAAGAAACCCTCACCCCTGAACAAGAAATAGAACTCCTCGCGCAGCAGGCAAAACAAAGACGCGACTCTATAGAACAGTTTAAAAAAGGGGGTCGAGAAGATTTAGCCGAAAAAGAAGCCCTAGAATTAGCCATCATTGAAACTTATTTACCGGCTCAACTTTCTGAAGAGAAACTGAAGGAAATTATCGATCAAATTATTACTGAAGTGGGGGCGACCTCGGCTAAAGATATGGGTCGAGTGATGGGAGTAGCCGTGAAACAACTGAAAGGTCAAGCAGACGGTAAACAAATTCAAGCCATCGTTAAAGAAAAATTAACGTAA
- a CDS encoding (2Fe-2S) ferredoxin domain-containing protein, whose protein sequence is MQSNSGIKVLICCNRTCRKSGSSRIFEIFKTNPIPEVEVIKVGCLGECGNGPMVLILPEEIWYWQVQPDEVSMIIQKHLRGHSPIKTMLYPKFHHN, encoded by the coding sequence ATGCAATCAAACTCTGGTATAAAAGTTTTAATCTGTTGCAATCGAACCTGCCGCAAATCGGGTTCATCTCGAATTTTTGAAATATTTAAAACTAATCCAATTCCCGAAGTTGAAGTGATAAAAGTCGGTTGCTTGGGAGAATGCGGCAATGGTCCAATGGTCTTAATTTTGCCAGAGGAGATTTGGTATTGGCAAGTTCAACCCGATGAAGTCTCGATGATTATTCAAAAGCATCTTAGGGGACATTCTCCCATTAAAACAATGCTGTATCCGAAATTTCACCACAATTAA
- a CDS encoding serine/threonine-protein kinase, giving the protein MMNISQCINPDCLAKNPPEHKFCLKCGAKLLLRDHYRAVRYIGEGGFGRTFEAVDEDRLNTPCVIKQFLPFQGGTQSLNKATELFKREAEQLRELGKHPQIPDLLSYFEQDGRLYLIQEYIEGQDLLKEHQQGRFSEAKTRQLLKDLLPILQFIHQKNVIHRDIKPENIIRRLDGSLVLIDFGIAKQLDLSGASRMGTITGTLGYAAPEQMRGVVQPASDLYSLGLTAIRLLTGCLPDDGAIDPLYDPIEMKWVWWQWAKQNGINVSSQLAKILDKMVRERMKERYQSAAEVLEVLNRETTEFSKGTVIQNEPVSLPRTYQEASAKKVSTLSQSQVLPKLSVKLYSSSGMDYGQLHDLLVEGKWEQANRETAKVILRAAGREKQGRLVDTRGLCTEDLQIIDQLWVQASKGRFGFSVQKRLWSLFNFKDDSATEQDLGRILGWFQKGKWLNYGDLQFSIDAREGHLPVVWGISRVDDWAGVFYFLSEIIKAGLLD; this is encoded by the coding sequence ATGATGAACATCAGTCAGTGTATAAATCCTGATTGTCTAGCCAAAAATCCCCCAGAACATAAGTTTTGCTTAAAGTGTGGAGCCAAATTACTGCTACGGGATCACTATCGAGCCGTTCGCTATATAGGGGAGGGAGGTTTCGGACGTACTTTTGAAGCCGTTGATGAAGATAGACTCAATACTCCCTGTGTGATTAAGCAATTTTTACCCTTTCAAGGCGGTACACAATCTCTCAATAAAGCGACAGAACTTTTTAAAAGAGAAGCTGAACAACTACGAGAATTAGGAAAACATCCCCAAATTCCGGATTTATTATCTTATTTTGAACAAGATGGCCGACTCTATCTAATTCAGGAATATATAGAAGGGCAAGACTTACTTAAAGAACACCAACAAGGACGCTTTAGCGAAGCCAAAACCCGACAATTATTAAAAGATTTATTGCCGATCCTACAATTTATTCACCAAAAAAATGTCATTCATCGAGATATTAAGCCAGAAAATATTATCCGTCGTCTAGATGGCTCTTTAGTGCTAATTGATTTTGGTATTGCCAAGCAATTAGACTTAAGCGGAGCAAGCCGCATGGGAACCATTACCGGAACTCTCGGTTATGCTGCCCCTGAACAAATGCGGGGAGTTGTGCAGCCAGCCAGTGACCTTTACAGTTTAGGATTAACGGCGATTCGACTTTTAACAGGATGTTTACCGGACGATGGAGCAATAGATCCTTTATACGATCCCATTGAAATGAAATGGGTTTGGTGGCAATGGGCAAAGCAGAATGGAATCAATGTCAGTTCTCAATTAGCCAAAATTTTAGATAAAATGGTACGAGAGCGGATGAAAGAACGTTACCAGTCAGCCGCCGAAGTTTTAGAAGTATTAAACCGAGAAACCACAGAATTTTCTAAAGGGACAGTCATTCAAAACGAACCGGTTTCTTTACCTCGTACTTATCAAGAAGCATCTGCCAAGAAAGTTAGCACCTTATCTCAATCTCAAGTCTTACCGAAATTATCCGTTAAACTCTATTCATCCTCGGGGATGGACTATGGACAGCTTCATGATTTATTAGTAGAGGGAAAATGGGAACAAGCCAATCGAGAAACCGCCAAAGTAATTTTAAGAGCCGCCGGTCGAGAAAAACAAGGACGTTTAGTCGACACTAGAGGGCTTTGTACAGAAGATCTTCAAATTATTGATCAGTTATGGGTACAAGCTAGTAAGGGACGCTTCGGTTTTAGTGTACAGAAAAGACTCTGGTCTTTGTTTAACTTTAAAGATGATTCAGCCACCGAACAAGATTTAGGCCGGATTTTAGGATGGTTTCAAAAAGGAAAATGGCTCAATTATGGAGATTTACAATTTTCTATTGATGCTCGTGAAGGACATTTACCGGTTGTTTGGGGAATATCCCGCGTAGATGACTGGGCAGGAGTATTTTATTTTCTTTCAGAGATTATTAAGGCTGGTTTGTTAGACTAA